One Paenibacillus thermoaerophilus DNA window includes the following coding sequences:
- a CDS encoding flagellar protein, which produces MNVDYCPRCGKLYAKNVLGMCHACYKELDKMYEACVEYLRKHRGCDIQQLSAETGVSVKQIIKFIREGRISIMANPNMTIPCEVCGKDIREGTICESCRSKLNKDIQRMHGEERHREEMQEIERARSTYQIRDDKYRP; this is translated from the coding sequence ATGAATGTTGACTACTGTCCGAGGTGCGGCAAGCTTTACGCCAAAAACGTGTTGGGCATGTGCCACGCTTGTTATAAGGAATTGGACAAGATGTACGAAGCTTGTGTGGAGTATTTGCGCAAACATCGCGGTTGCGACATTCAGCAGCTCAGCGCCGAGACCGGCGTATCCGTCAAACAGATTATCAAGTTCATCCGCGAGGGCCGGATCTCGATCATGGCCAATCCGAACATGACGATTCCTTGCGAGGTTTGCGGGAAAGACATTCGCGAGGGTACGATCTGCGAGAGCTGCCGATCCAAATTAAACAAGGACATCCAGCGGATGCACGGGGAGGAGCGGCATCGCGAGGAAATGCAAGAGATCGAGCGAGCGCGCTCAACCTATCAGATTCGCGACGACAAATACAGGCCCTAA
- the flgM gene encoding flagellar biosynthesis anti-sigma factor FlgM, whose protein sequence is MKINRVSHLNLVQSYQRQHDKINAGPAARSKQKDQVSISPEAQEMLDAQKLDAAASKDRVKQLKEAYTTGTYRVEAGKIAEKLLPFLQ, encoded by the coding sequence ATGAAAATCAACCGGGTTTCTCATTTGAACTTGGTGCAATCGTACCAGCGCCAGCACGACAAGATAAACGCCGGGCCCGCGGCGAGAAGCAAGCAGAAGGATCAAGTGAGCATCTCTCCGGAAGCTCAGGAAATGCTGGACGCGCAAAAATTGGACGCCGCGGCGTCGAAAGATCGGGTCAAACAATTGAAGGAAGCCTACACGACCGGCACGTACCGCGTGGAAGCGGGCAAGATCGCCGAGAAGCTGCTTCCGTTCCTGCAATAA